Below is a window of Paremcibacter congregatus DNA.
TTCGATCTGAAACGCGAGGCAACTGTCGGTGTAGATTGGGGGCATGATCTTGTTTTCACTATTTTCCGAAGCACCACATGAGGATGCTTTTCTGGATATGCAGACGGTTTTCGGCTTCTTCCCAGATGACGGACCGGGGACCGTCAATGACTTCATCGGTTACTTCCTCGCCCCGATGGGCCGGGAGGCAATGCATGAACAGGCTGTCCTTATGGCTCTGGCGCATCAGATTGCGATTAACCTGATAAGGGGACAGAATGGCGATCCGTTCGGCGCCATCGGTGTCACCCATTGAAACCCAGGTATCGGTGATGATGCAATCTGCATCCTTGGCGGCGACCTGCGGATCTTGGGTCAGGCTGACCTTGCCGCCATTGTTGGTTGCCCATTCGAGCACTTGCGTTGGCGGGCTGAATTCCTTTGGACAGGCAAGAACGAGTTCGCAGTCAAACAGGACAGCCGCATGGATCCAGGACACCGCCACGTTATTTCCGTCCCCGGACCAGGCAATTTTCTTGCCCTTGATGGCGCCGCGATGCTCTTCGAAAGTCAATACATCGGCCATCACCTGACAGGGATGGGAAAAATCGGTCAGGGCGTTGATCACCGGAACGGCGGCATGTTCGGCCATTTCCAGCAGGGAATCATGGTCGTCGGCCCGTAACATCACGGCATCGACAAAACCCGACAGAACCTGGGCGGTATCTGAGACGGATTCCCCCCGGCCGAGCTGCATGTCGCCGCCCTGCAGCACAATGGCGGTGCCGCCCAGCTGATGTATGGACATTTCAAAAGATACCCGGGTGCGGGTAGAGGGTTTTTCAAACACCATCGCCAGACTTTTATCGGCGAGAGGGCGATCGGGATGGATAAAGCCTTTGCCATGCCCATCTTCGGTGGCGGTGGCTTTGAGACTTTTGGCCTTCTCGATAATCTCCCGGGCCTCTTCCTTTGTCAGACTGGCGAGGTCGAGGAAATGTCTATATGGCGGCTTCAGTTTAAAGTGGCTCATGCTATTGACCTGCTTTCTCTTTAAGATCGCGCGGTTATTCTTCGTCGGAAATTGGTTCGGGCAGTTCTTTTTCAATTTCCGCACAAATGGTCTCGAATTTACCAAGGGCTTCTTCGACCTGGTCCTGAGTGATGATCAACGGAGGCAGAATGCGCACAGTATTATCTGCGGCGCCTACCACAAGAAGGCCATGTTCCATCGCCTTGGCGACAAAGTCAGCAGGGGCCACGGTCAATTTCAGACCAAGCATTAATCCCACCCCGCGCACCAGTTCAATGATTCTGGGAAATTTCTTGCGCAGCGTCATCAGGCCCTTGCGGAGTTCAAACGACATTTGATCCACATGATCAAAGAACCCGTCTTCGAGCATAACGTCGAGAACGGCATTACCGATGGCCATGGCCATCGGATTGCCGCCGTAAGTGGAGCCGTGGCTGCCAGTGGTCATGCAGCGGCCGACTTTTTCCGTGGCCAGACAGGCGCCCAGCGGGAAACCACCACCAATGCCCTTGGCGGCACACAGAATGTCGGGGGTGATTTCGCTATGTTGGTGAGCGAACAGTTTACCGGTCCGTCCCATGCCACACTGGATTTCATCCATGATCAGCAAAATACCGTGTTTGTCGCAAATATCGCGCAGGATCTGAAGGTTGTCGGCGGAAACCGGTTTAATACCGCCTTCGCCCATCACAGGTTCCAGCATGATGGCGGCCGTTTTGTGGGTGATGGCTTTTTCGACCCTGCTCATATCGCGATAGAAAGGCACATAATCAAAAGCATCCATCATCGGGCCGAAACCCTTGATCAGTTTTTCCTGACCAGATGCGGCGATGGTGGCCAGGGTCCGGCCATGGAAACAGCCTTCGAAAGTGATAATGCGGTAACGCTCTGGAGCGCCATTTTCATGATGGTACTTACGGGCCATTTTCATGGCGCATTCGACGGCTTCCGCACCGGAATTGGTGAAAAACATGGTGTCGGCAAAACTGTTTTGCGCCAGCCGGTCGGCGAGTTTTTCCTGTCCCGGAATACGATAAATATTGGACGTGTGCCAGACCTTGCCGGCCTGGTCTGTCAGGGCCTTGACCAGCGTCGGATGACAGAAACCAAGATTGTTGACGCCAATGCCACAGCCGAAATCAAGATATCGGTTACCGTTCTCGTCATATGCATAAACACCTTCGCCATGATCGATGGCGATGGGGGCGCGGGCATAGGTCGGCAAGACGGGCGGAATAAGGCTTTCTTCCTGGTTGTCTTCACGGCTGTTCTTCATAGTCTGATCTCTATATTATAAGTGGTACGCATTCAGGCGGCAGAATATCTCTTTTAACGACTGATCTGTCAATATAACATTGTGTCTTATATAATTATGGCCGTAATTTATAGCCTGAGCTGAACATTCGATAGCATGCCAGGGTCAAAATGACGTTTAGAGCGGCAATATAAACCACCCCCACTGTGAGATTGCCATCTGCATGATCAATGATTCCATAGCGGAATCCGTCGATCAGGTAGAAAAAAGGATTAAGCTGGCTGATGTCATGCCATATGCCGGGCAGGCGGTCGATGGAATAAAAGGTGCCGGACAGAAAGGACAAAGGAACAATGACAAAATTGGTGATGCTGGAACTTTGTTCCCATTTTTCCGCCCAGATGCCCGCCATGATTCCCAATAAAGCAAGCATGGTGGCCGCTGACAGACCGAAATAGGCCACGGCCCAGAGGTTAGGGAAACTCAAATTGGTGAACAGATACATGGACGCGGTAACGAATATGCCCACCAGCATGCCACGGGTGACGGCGGCGAGGGTATAGGCGAAGGTCATTTCCCCGGGCCCCAGAGGCGCGAGTAGCAGGTCAATAATATTACCCTGCATTTTGGCGGTCATCAGACTGGATATGGTATTGGCAAAAGCGTTTTGCAGGATCGCCATAATGATGAGACCCGGTGCAAGAAAGGCTTCGAAAGGGATGTCGCCATTATATCGGGGGCTGCCGCTGAGTGCGATGGTGAAAATGGTCATGAACAGGGCCGTCGTAATGACCGGCGACAGCACGGTCTGTCCGACCACTTTGAAGAAGCGGCGAACTTCTTTGGCATACAATGTCCATACACCAAGCCAGTTGATGGCGCCGATTCTCTTTTCGCCAAAGGCGGGAAGGGCGGGTCCGTTCTTACTCTTGTGTTCCATAGGGGCTACCTGATAAATACTTTGATTTTTTTGTGGGTCTGATTTTTACAGGAGAAAAGCCATGACTGCAAGCATTCGGACCTTGACCTTTCGCACACAGAAGATTAGACAACAGGCTCTGTATTGGGTTAGTATGTCGTCGTATGCATCTTTTCAGATGAAGTTTTAAGAACGGCGAAGTGAAGGATTTCGAGATATGGCGTGGACAGATGAGCGTGTGGCAAAATTGCGGGAGCTTTGGGATAAAGGCTTGAGTGCAAGTCAGATCGCCAAAGAACTTGCTGAAGGGGTGACCCGGAATGCTGTCATCGGTAAAGCACACCGCATGGGGCTTGCATCCCGGCCATCGCCTGTGAAAAGTGACCCGCAAAAGAAAGCCAAAGCGCCGGTTGAAAAGAAGGTTGTCAAACCTAAAGCCAAGGCGCCGACAGGAAAGGTGTCTTTGTTGGACCTGACCGAGCGCATGTGTAAATGGCCGATTGGTCATCCAGGCGAGCCGGATTTTCATTTCTGTGGCAAGCCTTCTGCGCCGACATTCCCTTATTGCGGCACCCATTGTGGCGAAGCCTACCAGGTGCAGCAGCCCCGTCGCGATCGCCGGGCGAACCGAGGCCGCATTTCCGCGACCCCTGTGAGGTAATCTCTGCTCCAAACGAACATGATCAAAGTTATAAGGCATCCATATTGTGGATGCCTTTTTATTTGGCCTCAGCTTCTGATCTCGAAAATTGACATGATTTCACATGCAATATTGAAGGGCAGGGCGTTGGTGCCGACAGCCGCGCGGGCGCCAAGGCCGGCTTCTCCGAATATATCGCGGAACAGTTCCGTTGCCCCGTTGATTACCTGCGGGCTTTCCTGAAAATCATCGGTGCATTGGACAATGCCATGCACCTGCACGCATTGAACCACCCGGTCAAGGTTACCGTCACAGGCCTTTTTCAGTTGGGCCAGAACATTCAGTCCCGTGCTGCGCGCCGCCTGATATCCTTGCGCCACCGTCAGGTCCTTGCCCACCCGGCCAAGACCCGGATGTTCCGGGCTGTCGATCGGTCCCTGTCCTGCGATATAAACGAGATTGCCGACTTTCCGGTAGGTGACATAGGCGGCTTTGGGGCCTTGAGCCTCGGGCAGGGTAATGCCCAGGTCTTTCAGGCGGTTGTCAATGGTGCCGTGGGTCGACGCCGGATCAGAGCCAGCAGCGGCGCTTCCGCTAAAGGTTGACGCTAAAAGGCCGCTTAGCCCCACCAATCCGAAAAATTTCCTTCTGTGCATGATTTTCTCCCTGAAGTGACATAATGAAAAATTATATGAGAAATTATTTTATTGGCATTTGACGGGAAAAGATAGTCTGTTATTCTCTTTTCAGGGGTATCGATCGTGGTACAAAAGAGGGGAATAAGACATCGTTTGTGGCTTATATTAACACTTGGGAATAAGAGGAAAAATGTCAAAAATACGTAAAATGATTATGGGCGCAACCCTGAGCGGGGTTGCGGTGGCGCTGGCTTTTAGCCCGGCTGTCTCGCAAGAGACGCAGAAGAAGGATGAGGCTAACAAAGATCGGTTACCGATGGTGGTGTATGATAAAAATCCTTATCCCAGCACTTATAAACCGTTTCCTTCTGTAACAACCGTTATTCAGAATGCTACGGTCTTTACCGGTACTGGTGAAAAGCTAAACGGCGCGTCGGTTCTGATGGAAAACGGCAAAATTGTCGCCGTGGGAACGGAAATGGACGTGCCTTACGGAGCGAAAGTGATTGACGGAACGGGAAAATGGGTGACACCGGGTATTATCGATGTTCATTCTCATTTGGGGGTGTATGCCTCGCCAGACCATAAATCTTTGTCCGATGGTAATGAAGCGACCCAACCGGTGACTGCCGATGTCTGGGCCGAACATTCCGTTTGGCCACAGGACCCTGGATTTGCCCGGGCGATTGTCGGCGGCGTGACCAGCTTGCAAATTCTGCCCGGTTCCGCAAATCTGATCGGGGGACGTGGTGTCACCTTGAAAAATGTACCAAGCCGCACCCGGGAAGGTATGAAATTTCCTGATGCGCCTTATGGCATGAAGATGGCGTGTGGCGAAAATCCGAAACGGGTTTACGGCAAGAAAGGCGGCCCAAGCACCCGCATGGCCAATATGGCCGGTTATCGCAAGGCCTGGATCAAAGCCCGTGACTATAAGCAAAAATGGGAAGCTTATTACCGCGATTATAAGGCCGGTAAAGACGTGAAAGCGCCAACCCAGGATCTGGAACTGGAAACCCTGATGGGGGTTCTTGATGGAGAAA
It encodes the following:
- the argF gene encoding ornithine carbamoyltransferase gives rise to the protein MSHFKLKPPYRHFLDLASLTKEEAREIIEKAKSLKATATEDGHGKGFIHPDRPLADKSLAMVFEKPSTRTRVSFEMSIHQLGGTAIVLQGGDMQLGRGESVSDTAQVLSGFVDAVMLRADDHDSLLEMAEHAAVPVINALTDFSHPCQVMADVLTFEEHRGAIKGKKIAWSGDGNNVAVSWIHAAVLFDCELVLACPKEFSPPTQVLEWATNNGGKVSLTQDPQVAAKDADCIITDTWVSMGDTDGAERIAILSPYQVNRNLMRQSHKDSLFMHCLPAHRGEEVTDEVIDGPRSVIWEEAENRLHIQKSILMWCFGK
- a CDS encoding aspartate aminotransferase family protein, which encodes MKNSREDNQEESLIPPVLPTYARAPIAIDHGEGVYAYDENGNRYLDFGCGIGVNNLGFCHPTLVKALTDQAGKVWHTSNIYRIPGQEKLADRLAQNSFADTMFFTNSGAEAVECAMKMARKYHHENGAPERYRIITFEGCFHGRTLATIAASGQEKLIKGFGPMMDAFDYVPFYRDMSRVEKAITHKTAAIMLEPVMGEGGIKPVSADNLQILRDICDKHGILLIMDEIQCGMGRTGKLFAHQHSEITPDILCAAKGIGGGFPLGACLATEKVGRCMTTGSHGSTYGGNPMAMAIGNAVLDVMLEDGFFDHVDQMSFELRKGLMTLRKKFPRIIELVRGVGLMLGLKLTVAPADFVAKAMEHGLLVVGAADNTVRILPPLIITQDQVEEALGKFETICAEIEKELPEPISDEE
- a CDS encoding ABC transporter permease yields the protein MEHKSKNGPALPAFGEKRIGAINWLGVWTLYAKEVRRFFKVVGQTVLSPVITTALFMTIFTIALSGSPRYNGDIPFEAFLAPGLIIMAILQNAFANTISSLMTAKMQGNIIDLLLAPLGPGEMTFAYTLAAVTRGMLVGIFVTASMYLFTNLSFPNLWAVAYFGLSAATMLALLGIMAGIWAEKWEQSSSITNFVIVPLSFLSGTFYSIDRLPGIWHDISQLNPFFYLIDGFRYGIIDHADGNLTVGVVYIAALNVILTLACYRMFSSGYKLRP
- a CDS encoding GcrA family cell cycle regulator codes for the protein MAWTDERVAKLRELWDKGLSASQIAKELAEGVTRNAVIGKAHRMGLASRPSPVKSDPQKKAKAPVEKKVVKPKAKAPTGKVSLLDLTERMCKWPIGHPGEPDFHFCGKPSAPTFPYCGTHCGEAYQVQQPRRDRRANRGRISATPVR
- a CDS encoding RidA family protein, which gives rise to MHRRKFFGLVGLSGLLASTFSGSAAAGSDPASTHGTIDNRLKDLGITLPEAQGPKAAYVTYRKVGNLVYIAGQGPIDSPEHPGLGRVGKDLTVAQGYQAARSTGLNVLAQLKKACDGNLDRVVQCVQVHGIVQCTDDFQESPQVINGATELFRDIFGEAGLGARAAVGTNALPFNIACEIMSIFEIRS
- a CDS encoding amidohydrolase; the encoded protein is MSKIRKMIMGATLSGVAVALAFSPAVSQETQKKDEANKDRLPMVVYDKNPYPSTYKPFPSVTTVIQNATVFTGTGEKLNGASVLMENGKIVAVGTEMDVPYGAKVIDGTGKWVTPGIIDVHSHLGVYASPDHKSLSDGNEATQPVTADVWAEHSVWPQDPGFARAIVGGVTSLQILPGSANLIGGRGVTLKNVPSRTREGMKFPDAPYGMKMACGENPKRVYGKKGGPSTRMANMAGYRKAWIKARDYKQKWEAYYRDYKAGKDVKAPTQDLELETLMGVLDGEILIHNHCYRADEMVSMVNMAKEFDYKISTFHHAVESYKIADILAKEGICSAMWSDWWGFKLEAFDGVDENIPMVAAAKACAVVHSDDANGIQRLNQEMAKAWADGKNVGLDFSKAEAIQWITLNAAKSLGVDDKTGSLEKGKMADVVLWSGDPFSVYSLAEKVFIDGALMYDRSNPDTFWQSDFEVGYTKKGAHQ